A genomic window from Candidatus Thiocaldithrix dubininis includes:
- the era gene encoding GTPase Era: MTTQHSGYVAIVGRPNVGKSTLMNELIGFKVSAIANKPQTTRHNIRGILSEEQHQIIFVDTPGMHHSTKSLLNKTINMEAVAALEDVDAVIMVVEAMRWTDEDDLVLKRLSHVKSPVFLVANKVDKLAQKDRLLNWLPMVLNKYPFTEVFPLSATKGTNLAELKQALKRAMPEQAWVYEEDEITDQSTRFICGELIREQLMIYLHQELPYSTAVEVESFVEKSPTLTEIQAVIWVSRDSQKGIIIGKQGETLKRIGSSARIALENFLETKVMLKLWVRVEENWENSPRHLQSLGISS; encoded by the coding sequence ATGACAACACAGCACAGTGGTTATGTCGCAATTGTCGGGCGACCTAATGTTGGTAAATCCACTTTAATGAATGAGCTGATTGGCTTTAAGGTATCGGCGATTGCCAATAAACCGCAAACCACTCGGCATAATATTCGTGGCATTTTAAGCGAAGAACAACATCAGATTATCTTTGTTGATACGCCGGGTATGCATCACAGCACTAAAAGCCTATTGAATAAAACCATCAATATGGAAGCCGTGGCAGCATTAGAAGATGTAGATGCAGTGATTATGGTGGTGGAAGCCATGCGTTGGACGGATGAAGACGATTTAGTCTTAAAACGTCTTAGCCATGTGAAAAGTCCGGTGTTTTTGGTAGCGAATAAGGTCGATAAGTTAGCGCAAAAAGATAGGTTGCTGAACTGGTTGCCAATGGTATTAAACAAATACCCGTTTACCGAAGTTTTTCCCTTGTCTGCCACCAAAGGCACTAATCTGGCGGAATTAAAGCAGGCGTTAAAACGCGCTATGCCAGAACAAGCTTGGGTTTACGAAGAAGATGAAATAACGGATCAGTCTACTCGTTTTATTTGTGGTGAGTTGATTCGTGAACAATTAATGATCTATCTGCATCAAGAATTGCCGTATTCAACCGCCGTGGAAGTTGAGTCATTTGTTGAAAAATCGCCAACTTTAACCGAAATTCAAGCGGTCATTTGGGTAAGTCGTGACAGCCAGAAAGGCATTATTATTGGCAAACAGGGCGAAACCTTAAAGCGGATTGGCAGTTCAGCGCGCATTGCTTTGGAAAATTTCTTAGAAACCAAAGTGATGCTCAAGCTGTGGGTCCGTGTTGAAGAAAACTGGGAAAATAGCCCGCGCCACTTACAAAGTCTCGGAATCTCCTCCTAA